From Gimesia panareensis, the proteins below share one genomic window:
- a CDS encoding cyclase family protein has translation MIQIHTTCRRRIAAVASLHLLVLPVLSGCGQESVSPVSEVAAADATENKTGESDLAQVYAVLQSKKFVDLTHAFEPGIPHWPGFPDETVKTIYWYDKRPGTLGEGFFAQLYCHVGQWGTHADPPAHFVKGGRTLDQIEVKEMILPLVLFDVHQAVKQNPDYTITLDDVRQWEAKHGPVPKGAFAVMRTDWSKRWPDQSAMHNKDKAGVAHYPGWSLEVLKYLYEDRGITASGHETTDTDPGVATTEDEYSLENYILSQNHYQIELLTNLDQVPEAGALAVVTFPKPKGGSGFPARVFAILP, from the coding sequence ATGATTCAGATTCACACCACCTGCCGTCGACGTATCGCTGCTGTAGCATCTCTCCACCTGCTGGTACTCCCGGTGCTCAGCGGTTGCGGCCAGGAATCCGTGTCGCCGGTCTCAGAAGTCGCGGCGGCGGATGCGACAGAGAATAAGACAGGAGAGAGCGACCTGGCGCAGGTGTATGCAGTTCTGCAAAGCAAGAAGTTTGTCGATCTGACGCATGCTTTCGAGCCGGGGATTCCGCACTGGCCCGGCTTTCCCGATGAAACGGTCAAGACTATCTACTGGTACGACAAACGGCCCGGCACGCTCGGGGAGGGCTTTTTCGCGCAGCTGTATTGTCACGTCGGTCAGTGGGGGACGCACGCCGATCCCCCCGCGCACTTTGTCAAAGGAGGCCGCACGCTGGATCAGATCGAGGTCAAAGAAATGATTCTGCCGCTGGTACTGTTTGACGTTCATCAGGCGGTGAAGCAGAATCCCGATTACACGATTACGCTGGACGATGTCCGCCAGTGGGAGGCAAAACATGGCCCAGTTCCCAAAGGCGCGTTTGCCGTGATGCGAACCGACTGGTCGAAACGCTGGCCCGATCAAAGTGCCATGCACAACAAAGACAAAGCCGGCGTCGCCCACTATCCGGGGTGGAGTCTCGAAGTCTTGAAGTACCTCTACGAAGACCGCGGCATCACCGCCTCAGGCCATGAAACCACCGACACCGATCCCGGCGTCGCCACCACCGAAGACGAATATTCCCTGGAGAACTACATCCTGAGCCAGAACCATTACCAGATCGAACTGTTAACGAACCTGGATCAGGTACCGGAAGCTGGTGCCCTGGCGGTGGTGACCTTCCCCAAACCCAAAGGGGGCTCGGGCTTCCCCGCCCGCGTGTTTGCGATCCTGCCGTGA
- a CDS encoding DUF1559 family PulG-like putative transporter gives MTNSPLRKKFGYTVLILLVLVLVGAVYPFLRYCQTLREYRVDDPLLKNTMKMLGLAFHNYQERHGSLPGNIRDASTGQNLLSWRVRLAEEWNQTLPDFQNSEAWDAPGNGALTGYLPSMYRHAGNSTPVTLSDQRETGLTTALGVKNPSGNWNGTDPDSEPVLYINGKPVLCVGVAAAERVPWTKPVDYSISEVIDQLQQDQGSTSPIILYALFADGYVIEPPFTWKLSEPE, from the coding sequence ATGACGAACTCACCCCTTCGCAAGAAATTCGGTTACACAGTGCTGATTCTCCTGGTACTGGTTCTGGTTGGGGCAGTTTATCCGTTCCTGCGCTATTGTCAGACTCTCCGTGAATATCGTGTAGACGATCCCTTGCTCAAAAACACGATGAAAATGTTGGGGCTGGCGTTCCATAATTATCAAGAGCGACATGGGTCACTGCCAGGCAACATCAGGGACGCATCGACGGGTCAGAACCTGCTCAGTTGGCGTGTGCGTCTGGCTGAAGAATGGAACCAGACGCTGCCTGATTTTCAGAATTCCGAAGCGTGGGATGCCCCCGGCAACGGCGCGCTGACGGGCTATCTTCCCAGCATGTATCGACATGCGGGCAATAGCACGCCGGTCACTCTGAGTGACCAGCGTGAGACAGGCCTGACGACTGCCCTGGGGGTGAAAAATCCAAGCGGCAACTGGAACGGCACCGACCCGGACAGCGAGCCGGTCCTTTATATTAACGGCAAACCGGTCCTTTGCGTCGGCGTCGCTGCAGCGGAACGAGTCCCCTGGACCAAACCGGTTGATTATTCGATCTCCGAGGTAATCGACCAACTGCAGCAGGACCAGGGTAGTACCTCACCCATAATCCTGTACGCCCTCTTCGCAGACGGCTACGTCATCGAGCCCCCGTTCACCTGGAAGCTGAGCGAGCCTGAGTGA
- a CDS encoding SMI1/KNR4 family protein yields the protein MTETEIQELETKTGCQLPAVYRELLLNYPQRLTDLATTLGIEELELLYHSRDSLARVNGEDPEYLRSIFPPHCFVIGENGNGDYYAIDTQSADGVVYMSGPHWGEYPEDAEGKPLPYDDSLQEYIEFVVHVYEEAIQFESELDDTTVYRPPGMLTEYFSIALSLLLMPILLLLMLCSLLLTGPFVLLMRLWDRIRPLKG from the coding sequence ATGACCGAAACCGAAATTCAGGAACTGGAAACCAAGACCGGCTGTCAACTGCCGGCGGTCTATCGAGAGCTGCTGCTCAACTATCCGCAGCGGTTGACCGATCTGGCGACCACGCTGGGTATCGAGGAGTTGGAACTGCTCTATCATTCCCGGGATTCGCTGGCCCGGGTGAATGGGGAGGATCCCGAATACCTGCGCAGCATCTTTCCGCCCCATTGTTTTGTCATCGGCGAAAATGGGAACGGCGACTATTACGCGATCGATACCCAGTCCGCAGACGGTGTGGTCTACATGAGCGGTCCGCATTGGGGCGAATATCCTGAAGACGCCGAGGGCAAGCCTCTACCCTATGACGACAGCCTGCAGGAGTACATCGAGTTCGTCGTCCACGTGTATGAGGAGGCGATTCAGTTCGAGAGTGAACTGGATGACACGACCGTGTATCGGCCGCCGGGAATGCTGACAGAATATTTCAGTATTGCCCTGAGTCTCCTGCTCATGCCGATCCTGCTGCTGTTGATGTTGTGCTCCCTGCTCCTGACCGGCCCGTTCGTGTTGCTGATGCGCTTGTGGGACAGGATCCGACCCTTGAAGGGGTGA
- a CDS encoding DUF1559 domain-containing protein — MRKENPLRRGFTLIELLVVIAIIAILIALLLPAVQQAREAARRSQCKNNLKQIGIALHNYHDVHSVFPPGWVGVVNRQPNVGGESGFSWGTMILPYIDQGPLYNQFNFSLAMDVAPNRDLLKQRLSVFQCPSDPKPDTFMADDRNGAQVQMATANYAGVFGSVELDDCYTVSPGTPPLSAQGQCVSNGIFYHNSKVKMRDITDGTSNTLMVGERTTYNDPVEGPWYGTWSGALPLADDAPARVIGHAEHLPNGGDDPEDFGSFHVGGAHFILGDGHVKFLSENMSQEIFEALGTRAGGEVIGEF, encoded by the coding sequence ATGCGAAAAGAAAACCCCCTCCGCCGCGGCTTTACTCTGATCGAACTGCTGGTGGTAATCGCAATCATTGCTATTTTAATTGCCCTGCTGCTGCCCGCTGTCCAGCAGGCGCGGGAAGCCGCCCGACGCAGTCAATGTAAAAACAATCTGAAACAGATCGGGATCGCCCTGCATAACTATCATGACGTCCATTCGGTGTTTCCTCCCGGGTGGGTTGGTGTTGTCAATCGTCAGCCGAATGTCGGCGGCGAGAGCGGTTTCTCCTGGGGAACGATGATCCTCCCCTATATCGATCAGGGGCCGCTTTACAACCAGTTCAATTTCAGCCTGGCCATGGATGTCGCCCCTAACCGGGATCTGCTCAAACAGCGGCTGTCCGTCTTCCAGTGCCCCAGTGACCCGAAGCCGGACACTTTCATGGCCGACGACCGCAACGGCGCGCAGGTCCAGATGGCGACCGCCAACTACGCCGGCGTCTTCGGCTCGGTCGAACTCGATGACTGCTACACCGTCTCACCGGGGACGCCCCCGCTTTCCGCGCAGGGACAATGCGTGAGTAACGGCATCTTCTACCATAACAGCAAGGTTAAGATGCGGGACATCACCGACGGCACGAGTAACACGCTGATGGTGGGCGAGCGGACGACCTATAACGATCCCGTGGAAGGTCCCTGGTACGGCACCTGGTCTGGTGCACTCCCGCTGGCCGACGATGCCCCGGCCCGCGTGATTGGCCACGCCGAGCACCTTCCCAACGGGGGAGACGACCCCGAGGACTTCGGCAGTTTCCACGTCGGCGGTGCGCACTTCATACTGGGAGACGGACACGTCAAATTCCTGAGCGAAAACATGAGCCAGGAGATCTTCGAAGCCCTGGGCACCCGTGCCGGCGGCGAAGTGATTGGCGAGTTCTGA
- a CDS encoding alpha/beta hydrolase — protein sequence MAAEKYTEKPGKAGNGNHVVGPDYKIDPRLTDQGNPKGKRFEFEMPLAKSKIFPGTDKTLDPKKEVRKTRKIFVYVPAAYKDGTKAPILVTQDGPSRLDLVCNALDNLTISKDPAQRLPAFIVIGVQNGGNDGKGSERGLEYDTMSDRYARFINDEVLPAVMHNKQIRAAYPHIAFTDNPWGRAAMGCSSGGAAALTMGWFRPDLFRRLITYSGTFVDQQDDDAPEEAKYPLGAWEYHSSMKLIENSDKKPLRIFTHVAENDLRANDPEETYHNWVMANKRTAAALKAKGYDYRYVFSKGTRHCDRKVFEQTLADTLLWMWRGYHGE from the coding sequence ATGGCTGCCGAGAAATACACGGAGAAACCCGGGAAAGCAGGGAACGGAAATCATGTGGTGGGGCCCGATTACAAAATCGATCCCCGACTGACCGATCAGGGCAATCCCAAAGGGAAGCGTTTCGAATTCGAGATGCCCCTGGCGAAGAGTAAAATTTTTCCCGGTACTGACAAAACCCTCGACCCCAAAAAAGAGGTGCGAAAAACGCGCAAGATCTTCGTGTATGTTCCCGCTGCCTACAAAGATGGAACCAAAGCACCGATCCTCGTCACACAGGACGGACCGAGCCGACTGGATCTGGTCTGCAATGCCCTGGATAATCTGACGATCTCGAAAGACCCCGCACAGCGGCTGCCGGCGTTTATTGTCATCGGCGTTCAGAACGGGGGCAACGACGGCAAAGGGAGCGAGCGCGGCCTGGAATACGATACGATGTCCGACCGTTACGCCCGGTTTATCAATGACGAAGTTCTACCCGCTGTAATGCATAACAAACAGATCCGTGCCGCTTATCCGCACATCGCTTTCACCGACAATCCCTGGGGCCGGGCCGCAATGGGCTGCAGTTCTGGCGGTGCGGCTGCGTTGACCATGGGCTGGTTCCGTCCCGATCTGTTCCGCCGCCTGATTACCTATTCCGGCACTTTCGTCGATCAGCAGGATGACGACGCCCCCGAAGAAGCGAAGTATCCGCTGGGCGCGTGGGAATACCATTCCAGTATGAAGCTGATTGAAAACAGCGACAAAAAGCCGCTGCGGATTTTCACGCACGTGGCGGAAAACGACCTCCGTGCCAACGATCCGGAGGAAACCTATCACAACTGGGTGATGGCCAACAAGCGAACTGCGGCGGCACTGAAGGCCAAAGGCTACGACTACCGCTACGTCTTCAGCAAGGGGACCCGGCACTGCGACCGCAAAGTCTTCGAGCAGACCCTGGCAGACACCCTGCTCTGGATGTGGCGCGGCTATCACGGCGAGTGA
- a CDS encoding transglutaminase-like domain-containing protein, translating to MKQQPACFFAVSLVLTCIVSFSPVRGDSGNQAPGSSVKTVRPEIQSTTKTAQIREWILPAAISHETGVGYVARLKIPHDADRESKSACLLLEDGQPLPHPHALHKLIREEGKGHFSHWTPTTLYFSASDSSDPRTNGRKYELVCPESFVERSTRFVLNDADSLISFPDIPGRHVQPLKLVWENRDPQQTIQLNWKRQGDPDLSSQQAMLSSILKPGMTDEEKSLAIWKFLKDWRYHFYPAEPGDEVHDPVKFLNVYGYGFCDDCATNFAVLARRAGVKSRTWGLSGHVVAEAFYDGKWHMFDPDHEVFYRNDKGVIASVEELAQHPELITKTPLDPIGSSSQAIARLYTTTADNQPSERKPAIKDSQLAPTLEPGDRLEFDFSAAGHVHQKYLTEAGPPPVAGNGTLKRRITKLARLNQPHPHQRDWHFTWPYVLLKGGLELKLAPGQSAPMLSVSSNGASWTPLETSLKEEKLTVSLDAWIKQQPTAVYGFYLRCENTNGDDPAGSIEQLNSEFLFQFAPRALAHMQNANNHFEMKISPPLPTEGKGLAVQMVWKEIE from the coding sequence ATGAAACAACAACCAGCGTGCTTCTTCGCGGTGAGTCTGGTGCTCACGTGCATCGTCTCGTTTTCTCCTGTGCGGGGCGATTCCGGGAATCAGGCCCCAGGCAGTTCCGTGAAAACGGTTCGCCCGGAAATCCAGTCGACCACGAAAACAGCGCAGATTCGCGAATGGATTCTTCCTGCCGCAATATCACACGAGACCGGTGTAGGATATGTGGCTCGCCTCAAGATCCCGCATGACGCAGACCGTGAATCAAAGTCCGCATGCCTCCTGCTCGAGGATGGTCAGCCACTGCCACACCCCCACGCATTGCATAAGCTGATCCGCGAAGAAGGCAAAGGGCACTTTAGCCACTGGACGCCGACGACGCTCTATTTTTCTGCCAGCGACTCTTCCGATCCCCGCACCAACGGCCGTAAATATGAACTGGTCTGCCCGGAGTCCTTTGTCGAACGATCGACAAGGTTTGTACTGAACGACGCCGATTCGCTGATTTCATTTCCCGACATCCCCGGCAGACACGTGCAGCCCCTCAAGCTTGTCTGGGAAAACCGGGATCCGCAGCAGACCATCCAGCTCAACTGGAAGCGCCAGGGGGACCCCGATCTCTCCAGCCAGCAGGCGATGCTCTCCAGTATTCTCAAACCGGGAATGACGGACGAAGAGAAATCGCTGGCGATCTGGAAGTTCCTGAAGGACTGGCGGTATCACTTCTATCCGGCGGAACCGGGGGATGAAGTGCACGACCCCGTGAAGTTTCTCAACGTTTACGGCTACGGATTCTGTGACGACTGTGCCACGAACTTTGCGGTCCTGGCGCGCAGGGCAGGGGTCAAGAGCCGCACGTGGGGACTCTCGGGACACGTCGTCGCGGAAGCCTTCTATGACGGTAAGTGGCACATGTTCGATCCCGACCACGAAGTCTTTTATCGCAACGACAAGGGAGTGATCGCGAGTGTCGAAGAACTGGCACAGCATCCGGAACTGATTACAAAAACGCCCCTGGATCCGATCGGCAGTTCCTCGCAGGCAATCGCCCGACTCTATACTACGACTGCCGACAACCAGCCTTCCGAACGGAAACCTGCGATTAAAGATTCGCAGCTTGCTCCAACCCTGGAACCGGGAGACCGCCTTGAGTTTGACTTTTCCGCTGCAGGGCATGTGCACCAGAAATATCTGACTGAAGCTGGCCCGCCTCCCGTCGCCGGGAACGGCACCCTGAAACGCCGCATCACGAAACTGGCGCGTCTGAATCAGCCCCACCCCCACCAGCGGGACTGGCACTTCACCTGGCCCTATGTGCTGCTGAAGGGCGGGCTGGAACTGAAACTGGCACCAGGTCAGTCGGCTCCCATGCTCTCCGTCTCCTCGAACGGCGCCTCCTGGACTCCGCTGGAGACGTCTCTCAAAGAAGAGAAGCTCACGGTTTCCCTCGATGCGTGGATCAAGCAGCAGCCAACCGCCGTCTATGGGTTCTATCTCCGCTGCGAAAACACAAACGGTGACGACCCGGCAGGCTCGATCGAACAGTTAAACTCCGAATTCCTGTTCCAGTTCGCCCCCCGCGCGCTGGCACACATGCAGAACGCCAACAACCACTTCGAAATGAAAATATCACCCCCACTGCCAACAGAAGGAAAAGGTCTGGCTGTGCAGATGGTGTGGAAAGAGATTGAATGA
- a CDS encoding sulfatase family protein: protein MLARISVFLLLCFVMLPGRVQAETKQPNILFLLTDQWRAQSLGYAGNDQVQTPNIDALARQSVNFQNAVSGCPVCCPFRGSLMTGQRPLTHGVFLNDVQLPAKAVTIAEVLDNAGYETGFIGKWHLDGRGRSAFTPPERRQGFEFWRALECTHNYNRSFYYGDSPQRQTWEGYDAFAQTRVARQFIRDQSKKGQPFLLVMSYGSPHNPYHTAPPEYQRMYDPERIKLRPNVPQDQRAAAQKELAGYFAHCTALDDCVSDLLATLKETGVDENTIVVFTSDHGDMLHSHGQIRKQKPWDESLRVPMLFRLNGAEHAKGRTVDTPINSEDLMPTLLGLCQIAIPETVEGLDYSGYLRGGKNPSDGATVITCPSPFGEWQRSRGGKEYRGLRTTRYTYVRDLNGPWLLYDNQADPYQLKNLCNDPAAAPIQAKLDALLNKKLAAQNDEFLHGSKYIAKFGYQVNPKTGTVPYTN from the coding sequence ATGCTGGCTCGTATTTCCGTTTTTCTGTTACTCTGTTTTGTGATGCTCCCCGGGCGGGTGCAGGCTGAAACGAAGCAGCCAAACATTTTGTTTCTCCTGACCGACCAGTGGCGGGCGCAGTCGCTCGGCTACGCGGGTAATGACCAGGTGCAGACGCCGAATATCGATGCACTGGCCCGACAGAGTGTCAATTTCCAGAACGCGGTTTCCGGGTGTCCGGTCTGCTGTCCCTTTCGAGGCTCACTGATGACCGGCCAGCGTCCCCTGACGCACGGCGTGTTTCTGAACGATGTGCAGCTGCCCGCCAAAGCCGTCACGATTGCTGAAGTGCTGGACAACGCCGGTTACGAAACCGGGTTCATCGGCAAGTGGCACCTGGATGGCCGGGGCCGCTCCGCATTCACACCACCAGAACGTCGCCAGGGCTTTGAGTTCTGGCGAGCCCTGGAATGCACGCACAACTATAACCGTTCGTTTTACTACGGAGACTCTCCTCAACGGCAGACCTGGGAAGGTTACGACGCCTTTGCCCAGACACGTGTGGCCCGGCAGTTTATCCGCGACCAGTCTAAAAAGGGGCAGCCGTTTCTGCTGGTGATGTCGTACGGCTCGCCGCACAATCCGTATCACACGGCACCTCCGGAATACCAGAGGATGTATGACCCGGAGAGAATCAAGCTGCGACCCAATGTGCCCCAGGATCAGCGGGCAGCCGCGCAAAAAGAACTCGCCGGTTACTTCGCCCATTGTACGGCGCTGGACGACTGTGTCAGCGATCTGCTGGCGACACTCAAAGAGACCGGCGTCGATGAAAACACGATCGTCGTTTTCACATCTGACCACGGCGACATGCTGCATTCCCACGGACAGATCCGCAAACAGAAACCGTGGGATGAATCGCTCCGCGTACCGATGCTGTTCCGGTTAAATGGAGCAGAGCACGCAAAAGGTCGCACCGTCGATACGCCGATCAATTCCGAAGACCTGATGCCCACGCTGTTAGGGCTCTGTCAAATTGCGATTCCCGAAACCGTGGAAGGGCTGGACTACAGCGGCTACCTGCGCGGCGGCAAAAATCCTTCGGATGGGGCAACGGTCATCACCTGTCCTTCCCCCTTTGGTGAATGGCAGCGGAGCCGGGGCGGAAAGGAATACCGTGGTTTGCGAACGACCCGTTATACCTACGTCCGTGATCTCAACGGGCCCTGGCTGCTGTACGACAACCAGGCAGACCCGTATCAGCTGAAAAATCTGTGTAACGATCCGGCGGCAGCCCCGATCCAGGCGAAGCTCGATGCGCTGCTCAACAAAAAACTGGCCGCCCAGAATGACGAGTTTCTGCACGGCAGTAAGTACATCGCAAAATTCGGTTACCAGGTGAACCCCAAAACGGGGACGGTGCCTTACACAAATTGA
- a CDS encoding zinc ribbon domain-containing protein YjdM, whose product MSDLPNCPECDGEYTYEDRGLLVCPSCGHEWNPESAAAEETTGPVVRDANGNILQNGDSVTVIKDLKVKGSSSVVKVGTKVKNIRLVEGDHDIDCKIPGIGSMGLKSEFVKKA is encoded by the coding sequence ATGAGCGATTTGCCGAACTGCCCGGAATGTGATGGGGAATATACTTACGAAGATCGAGGGCTGCTGGTTTGTCCGTCATGCGGGCACGAATGGAACCCGGAGAGTGCGGCTGCGGAGGAAACGACCGGTCCCGTCGTCCGGGATGCCAACGGGAACATCCTGCAGAATGGCGACTCGGTCACCGTGATCAAGGACCTCAAAGTGAAGGGCTCTTCCTCGGTCGTCAAGGTGGGCACGAAAGTCAAAAATATCCGCCTGGTCGAAGGCGATCACGACATCGACTGTAAGATTCCGGGGATTGGCTCAATGGGACTGAAATCCGAATTCGTGAAGAAAGCCTGA
- a CDS encoding trimeric intracellular cation channel family protein, producing MSVADSQYLLGMIGTVAFAVTGVLAVTPRGVDFFGACVLGLITAIGGGTIRDLILGVPVFWEADLNYIWVALGASFVAFLTNRHMTRKEIFKTMLYLDALGVSMFAIQAAQKVIWVEFGMPLAPVLLGVLTAIGGGLLRDVLAGQPTLLMRREIYAIPVTLGCILYVALVSWLPEHAVLIGVACSALIMGLRSAVIHWDLHVPLWLTIQSKQNETEE from the coding sequence ATGAGCGTCGCAGACTCACAATATCTGCTGGGGATGATCGGCACGGTCGCATTTGCAGTGACGGGCGTACTGGCGGTGACGCCGCGCGGCGTCGATTTCTTTGGCGCCTGTGTACTCGGTCTGATCACGGCCATCGGCGGCGGTACCATTCGGGACCTGATCCTGGGCGTACCGGTCTTCTGGGAAGCCGACCTGAATTACATCTGGGTCGCCCTGGGGGCCAGTTTCGTGGCCTTCCTCACAAACCGACACATGACGCGCAAGGAAATTTTTAAAACCATGCTGTACCTCGACGCGCTGGGGGTCTCGATGTTTGCCATCCAGGCGGCCCAGAAAGTGATCTGGGTCGAGTTTGGCATGCCACTCGCGCCAGTCCTGCTGGGTGTCCTGACGGCAATCGGTGGTGGCCTGCTCCGCGACGTGCTGGCAGGTCAGCCGACACTCCTGATGCGGCGGGAAATCTATGCCATCCCGGTCACCCTGGGCTGCATCCTGTACGTCGCCCTGGTGTCCTGGCTCCCCGAACATGCCGTCCTGATCGGCGTCGCCTGCTCCGCGCTGATCATGGGCCTGCGGAGCGCCGTGATCCACTGGGACCTGCATGTCCCCCTCTGGCTGACCATCCAGTCAAAACAGAATGAAACTGAAGAGTGA
- a CDS encoding PQQ-binding-like beta-propeller repeat protein, whose product MTTLILMTAATQAADWPQWQGPNRNSISAETGLRSTFPEDFKPVWSFKDCGIGYSAPAVVNDYAYLLGADKQENGDYTEFVLALDPSGKQLWKQEVAHYKEGIMLTKWGHGPRSTPSIADGRLFGLGANGDLFALDQKTGKLLWKANLREAYGSMLSGARGKPENTWGYCESPLVDGNHVICTPGGEQGSVVALDIATGKLVWQSKELTDPCSYSSTVIADFGGVKQYVVLTAKQLAGVRAADGKLLWTAEVPVNEVAVIPTPIVTGNRVYTTCDYDAGCGLVEVKQDGDQFTAKVLYKNKTMSNHHGGVVLIDGKIYGWTGKTTSRGRWVCQDLETGESVWMEGRAAPAGAVMAADGHLYCFTQDDGVLVCIEATPKGFKETGRFTIPQRTEKQSILGKVWARPVISNGRLYLRDQDLLFCYDIKQDS is encoded by the coding sequence GTGACCACTCTGATACTGATGACTGCTGCGACACAGGCCGCCGACTGGCCTCAGTGGCAGGGCCCGAACCGGAACTCCATTTCGGCCGAGACCGGGCTCCGCTCTACTTTTCCCGAAGACTTCAAGCCGGTGTGGTCCTTCAAGGACTGCGGGATCGGCTACTCTGCCCCGGCGGTTGTCAATGACTACGCCTACCTGCTCGGTGCCGACAAGCAGGAGAACGGCGATTACACTGAATTTGTGCTGGCACTGGATCCCAGCGGCAAGCAGCTCTGGAAACAGGAAGTCGCCCACTACAAGGAAGGCATCATGCTGACCAAATGGGGCCACGGTCCGCGGAGTACTCCCTCCATCGCCGACGGCCGCTTGTTTGGACTCGGCGCGAACGGCGATCTGTTTGCCCTGGATCAGAAAACCGGCAAACTGCTCTGGAAAGCCAATCTCCGTGAAGCCTACGGCAGTATGCTCAGTGGAGCGCGGGGCAAACCGGAAAACACCTGGGGCTATTGTGAGTCTCCCCTGGTGGATGGCAACCATGTAATCTGCACGCCCGGCGGTGAGCAGGGTTCGGTGGTCGCCCTCGACATTGCGACCGGCAAGCTGGTCTGGCAGTCTAAAGAACTGACCGACCCCTGCAGTTATTCTTCGACCGTGATCGCTGACTTCGGCGGGGTGAAACAGTACGTGGTGCTGACCGCGAAACAGCTGGCTGGCGTCCGCGCTGCTGACGGCAAACTGCTCTGGACCGCCGAAGTTCCCGTGAATGAAGTCGCCGTGATTCCCACGCCTATCGTGACCGGAAATCGGGTCTACACGACCTGCGATTACGACGCCGGTTGCGGACTGGTCGAAGTCAAGCAAGACGGCGATCAGTTTACGGCGAAGGTGCTCTACAAAAACAAAACCATGAGCAACCACCACGGCGGCGTCGTACTGATCGACGGAAAAATTTACGGCTGGACCGGCAAAACCACCTCGCGCGGTCGCTGGGTCTGTCAGGATCTGGAAACGGGCGAGAGTGTCTGGATGGAAGGCCGCGCCGCACCCGCTGGTGCCGTGATGGCCGCGGATGGACACCTCTACTGTTTTACGCAGGACGACGGCGTACTGGTCTGCATTGAAGCCACCCCGAAAGGATTCAAAGAAACGGGCCGCTTTACGATTCCGCAGCGCACGGAAAAACAGAGCATCCTCGGAAAAGTCTGGGCCCGGCCCGTCATCTCCAATGGACGGCTCTATCTTCGCGATCAGGACCTGCTGTTCTGCTATGACATTAAGCAGGATTCCTAG
- a CDS encoding GNAT family N-acetyltransferase, protein MEEIKIIQINEYELSAEQRAQILALLKDCFPGYFEERHFFKQMPQQRLLAYADGTLIGQLGLEHRAIRVGDQCASIFGVVDLCVREAERRQGVATALMRTVEQTAKSHDIDFCLLFADEHDLYRKLGYTHTKNNCIWLGIDEGQSIGLIERPVTDCMLVKRISGTIPWDDTQTIDLLGHLF, encoded by the coding sequence ATGGAAGAAATTAAGATCATCCAGATAAACGAATATGAATTGAGCGCGGAACAGCGGGCGCAAATTCTTGCTCTGCTCAAGGATTGTTTCCCGGGTTACTTCGAAGAGCGGCACTTCTTTAAACAAATGCCGCAACAGCGGCTGCTGGCCTATGCGGATGGAACCCTGATCGGGCAACTGGGGCTGGAGCATCGGGCGATTCGGGTCGGAGATCAGTGTGCGTCGATTTTTGGTGTGGTCGATCTCTGCGTCAGAGAAGCGGAGCGACGACAGGGGGTGGCCACGGCACTCATGAGAACCGTTGAGCAGACAGCAAAATCGCACGACATTGACTTTTGCCTGCTGTTCGCCGACGAGCATGACCTCTACCGGAAGCTGGGCTACACGCATACGAAAAATAATTGTATCTGGCTGGGCATTGATGAGGGTCAGAGCATCGGACTGATCGAGCGCCCGGTCACAGACTGCATGCTGGTCAAGCGGATCAGCGGAACAATTCCCTGGGACGATACCCAGACCATCGATCTGCTGGGGCATTTATTCTAA
- a CDS encoding RNA polymerase sigma factor codes for MHDQTRESLFMDWLDTHGAAVWKVARAYTLTSEETQDLAQEILLQAWKSLPQFAQKSSPATWFYRVALQTAMNWRRKEAPRRVRQKPLLEVQMLTAGEADSAASAQQRDLVEQLYKAIHQLPKTDAALVLLYLEELSYREMSEVLGISENYVGVKLNRARQALNELMKGETDDS; via the coding sequence GTGCACGATCAAACACGGGAATCGCTGTTCATGGACTGGCTGGACACGCATGGTGCCGCCGTCTGGAAAGTGGCACGCGCCTACACCCTGACCAGCGAAGAGACCCAGGACCTTGCTCAGGAAATTCTACTGCAGGCCTGGAAGTCACTGCCGCAGTTTGCGCAGAAGTCGAGCCCGGCCACCTGGTTTTATCGTGTGGCACTCCAGACGGCGATGAATTGGCGCAGAAAAGAAGCGCCGCGACGGGTTCGACAGAAACCGTTGCTGGAAGTGCAGATGCTGACAGCCGGGGAGGCGGACAGTGCCGCTTCAGCGCAGCAACGGGATCTCGTCGAGCAGCTCTACAAGGCCATTCACCAGTTGCCCAAAACCGATGCAGCGCTGGTGCTGCTTTATCTGGAAGAGCTGAGCTATCGCGAGATGTCTGAAGTGCTGGGGATTTCCGAAAACTATGTCGGCGTGAAACTGAACCGGGCCAGGCAGGCATTGAATGAGCTGATGAAAGGGGAAACCGATGACTCCTGA